The Paenibacillus yonginensis genome segment CCTGTACATTCGATATGACTCGGCATAATTCCTGCTTTTATCATAATCATTCGATTTAATTCTTTCAAGTTCAGCAGCCAGCGCCCGTCGTTGGGCGATTCCTTGTACGGATGGACCGCCTCGTTCCGGTTCCCGCTGTCATTACCCAGCTGCTCCAGCAGAGGCCACACATGCTGCATGACCTTGTCATCCACCTCATAAGCCGACTCGCCGATTGACGGTCCGATAGCCGCCAGCAGCTGCTCGGTTTCTGTTCCGTAAGTCTCCTGCATCGTCTTCACGACCTCGGCCGCAATTTCGGCAACGGTCCCTTTCCAGCCCGCATGAGCAAGGCCTACAGCCCGGTGTACGGGATCAAAGAAATACAGCGGTACACAATCCGCGTAAAAAGATGTCAGCAGGATGCCGGGCACATCCGTGACCAGGCCATCCGTCTCCTGGAACGCGCTTTCGCGGTCCAGCCGGCCTCTTCCCCGATCATCAGCAGTAACGACCGCCACCCGGGAGCCGTGCGTCTGCTCCCCGCAGGTCAACGCCTCCGGCTCAAAACCAAGCGCCAGGGCAAGGCGCCGGCGGTTCTCCAGCACGTCTTCCGGCCGATCCCCGACATGGAGCGCCAGATTCAAGCTCCCGTAAGGCGGCTCCGAAACGCCTCCGCCCCGCCCGGTAAATCCCGCAGCAAGCCGCGGTTCAGCGGCCGCCCATTTTTGGAGCTCCAGAATTTGTGGTTCTCCCTCTTGATACGTTTTCCCAATAAACGGTTCCATATGCTCGCTCACCTCGTTAAAGCCGGCTCCTCTTGCCGCAGCTGATGTTTGTGACCAGTGTATCATATTTCAGAACAGCTTACCGCGCGACAAGCCAAAAAACCTTTTAATAGTTCCGGCGGTCCCCCCGCCCTTCTTTCATTTCCCGGTATTCGCGGGCGTCCCGCTCCGCATAAGCCATCCGGTCCGACTCCGATCCGCTCGGCACGCTGGTTTTTGGTTCCTCCATTTTGACAAGAACGACATCAGAGCCGATTTTGACGATATTTTTCCAAGGGATAATAAGATCGCTTCCCCCGCCGAACAACCCCATAAATTTGCTGTAACCGGGAACGACGATCGCTTCAATCACCCCCCGGCCCAAATCCAGCTCCAAATCGCTGATCTGCCCCAGGCGGCGTCCATCCACTACATTGATTACATCTTTAGTTTGAAAATCGGAAATTTTCACCTTTCTCCCTCCGCTCTCCATGTGCCTTTGCTTGGTCTAATATATGTAGGCATGGGACGATATAGCCGAAAAATCAGTCCGGGATTTCCGCATAAAAAAAACGATCCCGGAAAGGATCGTTTAGGACTTCACATGTTTCTGCATTTGTACAATGGCGGATTTCTCTAATCGGGAGACCTGGGCCTGGGAAATGCCGATTTCGTCGGCAACCTCCATCTGCGTTTTGCCTTCGAAGAAACGCATGGACAAAATCATTTTCTCCCGTCGGCCCAATCTCTGCATCGCTTCGCGCAGCGCAATGCCTTCAATCCAGGAAATGTCCTTGTTCCGGTCATCACTGATTTGGTCCATGACATAAATCGGATCCCCGCCGTCATTATAGATTGGTTCAAATAATGAGACAGGGTCCTGAATGGAATCAAGTGCAAAAACAACGTCTTCCTTGGGAAGACCAAGCGCTGCCGAAATCTCAAGCACAGTAGGTTCTCGTGAATTCTGATTCGTCAGGCTGTCGCGCATTTGCAGCGCCTTATAAGCAATGTCCCGCAGCGAACGCGATACCCGGATCGGATTGTTGTCGCGCAGGTACCTGCGGATTTCACCGATGATCATCGGTACGGCATAAGTAGAAAATTTGACGTTTTGAGACAGGTCAAAATTGTCTATAGCCTTCATGAGACCGATACATCCGACTTGAAACAGATCGTCCACGAACTCGCCCCTATTGTTAAAGCGCTGGATAACGCTGAGCACGAGCCGCAAATTCCCATTGACCAGCTTTTCTCTTGCTGCTCGCACGTGGTCTTGCTGCAAAGAAACAAATAGTTCACGCATTTCCGCATTCGTTAGCACTGGCAGTTTCGCGGTATCCACACCGCAAATCTCGACTTTGTTTCGAGCCATCGTGTCATACCTCCCAAGGTGAAACATTAATGTTCATTATCTCCTTGGGCTGTCTTTTTATTCCTGAAAAAGTTTTTAAGAAGGGGGGCCCTCCCTCCTTGTACCTTAAACCATTTTGTTAAACTCCTTGCGCAGCCGCTTGATAATCCGCTTCTCCAGGCGGGAGATATAGGATTGGGAAATGCCGAGCAGATCGGCCACATCCTTTTGGGTTTTCTCTTCCCCTCCCTGCAGGCCAAATCGCAGTTCCATAATCATTCTCTCCCGGTCAGACAGCTTATCCAGCGCTTTATGCAGCAGCTTGCGATCCACCTGCTCTTCAATGTTGCGGTAAATCGTATCGTTCTCCGTGCCCAGCACGTCGGACAGCAGCAGTTCATTGCCGTCCCAGTCAATGTTCAGCGGTTCGTCAAAGGAGACCTCGGTACGGATTTTGTTATTTCTGCGCAGGTACATCAAAATTTCGTTCTCAATACAACGCGAAGCGTATGTAGCGAGCTTGATCTTTTTCTCCGGGTCGAAGGTATTGACCGCTTTGATCAGGCCGATCGCCCCAATCGAAACCAGATCCTCGATATTGATGCCGGTATTCTCGAACTTTCTGGCAATATAAACGACAAGCCGCAGATTGCGTTCAATCAGCATGGCACGGATCGCCGTATCTCCTGAGGACAACTTCTGCAGTAAATATTCTTCTTCTTCCCGGGTCAAAGGAGGCGGAAGCGCTTCACTGCCCCCAATATAATAAATTTCTTCACTTTTGAGTCCGAACATAAACAAGAAACGATAATACTGAAGCTGCAGCCGCAGCTTTAACTTTACACCCATGCCTGTTTCCTCCCCTGTTTGCATCATGTGGTCAACTGCTTTTCCGCTCGGCTTCAAGACCTGGCTGAGACCGGAGCTCCGAAGCAAAAGAATGTGGCGCAGCTTCCCGCTCTGTACCGGGCTCTACCAGCGAAGGATGGATAATCGCCTGATACCCCCCTTCGGACGACAGCTTTCCTCCATCAAGCCCGATCAGCGCACGGCGGGAGACATGCATCTGTTCCCCGATCTTAATCCGGACTTCGTCCGGTTTCATAGCCAGCATAAATTGGGAACCTTTGTTGATCCCCCGGTAAGGCACCAGCCGCAGACGGTCCCGCCAGGGGAATACGTCCATTTCTCCCAGCTCCAGCAGAAGGTTGTCCGCTTGACCTTGGGCAAGCTTCTCTTTCCAGCCGGGGGGCAGCACGTCCTGCCAAAGCCCCGCCTCCATGACCATCACCGGCATCCGGGTCAGCGGATCGGTCAACTGATTGCCGGTGTCGATCAGGCCCTGGCAGTGAACCGTATAACCTTCAATTTCCACCGTCACCTCGCCGGTGTAAGAGCTCAGCCTTTCCTGTCTTTGCCGGCTGTTCTGAACCGTTTTGAACATCCACAGGACGACTGCAATCCCAATGAGCGCAAACAGAGTGCCCACCTTAAGCCTGAAGCTCATCCCGCCCGATTGGGTAAACATAATGCCGTTCCACAGCTCGCTCGAGCTCATCAGCAAATAATGGATGCCAAGTATGCCTCCGGCAGCAACAAAGTTCACTACATAGAAAGCCCCCAGATTGCGCATGTAATTCTGCAAGCTGCCAAATCCGAAAGCCACCCACAGCATCACGATAGAGAATAGAAATTTGATAAGGAACGTATACATAAATGACAGCTGAGGCAAAAACATCATCAAGCAGTAGAGCGCCCCTATGACGGCCGATAAAACGACCCGCCAAATCTTCGGCTTTTGCTTTCTCATCCAGGCTGTTGTAAGCAGCAGCGCACCATCGATAAACAGATTGGTCAAAAAAATCAAATCGATATAAACTACCATCCATTCACCCGCTCCTATTTCCTGCCATTCGGCGCACTGCAGCCGTTCATAGGAACAAAGCCGGCAGGGATGTGTTTAAGTATAAAGAGATTTGGGCAGGAAGTCTGTCAAACAATGAAGGCGGATGCCGGACTTTTTTTGTCGGACGATTTGGAATTGTGGAAGGGACAAGCGGGGAAAACAAAAAGCCGAACCTTGGAAACCCAAGGTTCGACTTTGCTTAACAAAGAGTATAAGAGCTTATTCGTTATTGTTGCGGCGATTGCGAAGGAAGGTAGGAATATCGAGCTGGTCCGGCGTAGCTTGATTGCCGAACGGACGCAGCGAGGAATTCCGGTTGTCTGGCTGTTCCCCAAGACCTGTCGCCGGTTTACGAGGCGGAACACCTGCGCTAGACTTATTCTCAAAGCCTGTAGCAATGACCGTAACTTTGATTTCTTCCTTCAGATCCTCGTCGATAATCGCACCAAAGATCATGTTCACTTCCGGATCTGAGGCCGAGATCACGATTTCCGCAGCTTCATTAACTTCATAGAGCGACAGGTTGGAGCCGCCGGTAATATTCATAATCACGCCTCGCGCGCCTTCGATAGACGTTTCGAGCAATGGGCTCATGATCGCTTTGCGCGCCGCTTCGGCTGCACGGTTCTCGCCTGTAGCAAGGCCGATTCCCATCAGGGCCGAGCCTCGTTCCGTCATAATCGTCTTCACGTCGGCAAAGTCAAGGTTAATCAAGCCCGGTACGGCGATCAGGTCGGAAATACCCTGTACAGCTTGACGAAGAACGTTGTCCGCTTCGCGGAACGCTTCGAGCATCGGGGTTTTCTTGTCGACGATCTCGAGCAGTCGGTCGTTTGGAATCACGATCAACGTGTCGACTTTTTCTTTCAAACCTTCAATCCCCAGCTCTGCCTGAGAAGAACGTTTGCGTCCTTCAAAAGTAAATGGACGGGTCACGACACCTACGGTGAGCGCTCCACATTCTTTGGCAATTTCAGCAATGACAGGAGCCGCACCGGTTCCGGTTCCACCGCCCATACCTGCGGTCACAAACACCATATCCGCGCCTTTCAGCGTGTTGGCGATCAGTTCGCGAGATTCCTCTGCCGCCTTCTTGCCGACCTCAGGATTAGCCCCGGCGCCAAGGCCGCGGGTCAGCTTGTCGCCGATCTGCAGCTTGTGCTCGGATTTAGCCAGATGCAGCGCTTGGGCATCCGTGTTCACCGTAATGAACTCAACGCCTTGAACGCCATTTTCGATCATCCGGTTAACCGCGTTGCTGCCACCCCCGCCCACGCCAATCACTTTAATTTTTGCTAAAGTTTCCATTTCAAAATCAAATTCCAACATACTCTTCCAATCCCCCTCGTGTGTGCCTGGACGGCCCGTCCATCGTTAAGACGCTGTCACTATATAAATTCACTGAAAATATTCTTGATTCGCTCCACAAAACCCGTCTTGCGCGGATTCTCCGGGGAAGGGGCAGGTTTGCTCCGATTCGCCGGCTTCTTGGGACTGCTGGTTGTACTGGCTGCACTGCGTACCCGCAGGCCGCGAATGACATTATGCAATATCCCCACACCGCTTGTGAAACCCGGGTCCCTTACGCCGATATAATCGGGCACCGCTATGCGCACCGAGGCGGCAAGCTCCTGCTGGGCCACTTCAAGAAGTCCCGGCATGGAGACTGTTCCACCCGTAAGTATATAACCTCCAGGCAGCTCCGTATAACCAAGACGTTTGACCTCCTGGCGGATAAGCTGGAAGATCTCCTGCACACGCGGCTCGGCAATAGCAGCCAAATCTTCCTGCGTAAATTCCTTGTCCACATTGCTTCCGATCCGGGTCACCTTAAAGGTCACATCCGGAGCCGCCGCCTCAATCCATGCACAGCCGTATTTGAGCTTCACTTTCTCCGCTTGATCGGTCAACGTTCGAAGGCCATAGGCGATATCGTTGGTAATAAACTCGCCCCCGATCGGCAGTGTGGATGTTGCGGCAATTGTGCCGTTTTCAAAAACGGCAATGGTGGTAGCGCCTGCGCCGATATCAACCAGAACCGACCCCATTGTTTTCTCGTCTTTGGAAAGAGCCAATTGGCCGGCACCCAAGGAGAGAAGAACCAAATCCTTAATTTTGAGCCCCGCTTTCTCTACACAACGCAAGAGGTTATGTATTGCTGTCTTGGATCCGGTAATAATCGTCGCTTCCACTTCCAAGCGAACCCCGATCATTCCTCTCGGGTCCTGAATCCCTTCCAGGCCATCCACTACATACTGCTTGGCCACCACATCGATAATTTCGCGTTCCGGCGGAACAGCAATCACTTCGGACGCTTTCAGGACACGTTCGATATCTTCTTCACCGATTTCGCGATCCTCGTTTGAAACGGCCACAACTCCGTGGCTCGTCTGTAGTCCGATATGATTCCCGGAAATGCCAACATAAACTTCGGATATTTGAATACCCACCATACGTTCTGCATGATCTATAGCATTTTTGATAGACTGCACAGTTTGGTCAATATCGACAATCGCGCCCTTGCGAATGCCTTCCGAGTCGGCAGATCCAACTCCAATAATATTAAAGGTTCCGTTGCTTACTTCCCCGATAATAGCCCGAACTTTGGATGTACCGATGTCCAAACTAACAATGATGTCATTGTTGCTCAAGTCCTTGGCACCTCCTGTAATCAGTAATAATAGTTGTTTATGAGAACATATACTAAACTATAATATTCAACGCAACTAACCCGTTCCCTCTTTTTTCTACATTTTTTTTTACCGTAAAGAACATGCCAATTTCAACCAACTAAAGCGAATTGACGGCTCAAAGAGTAAAAAAGAGAGGCAGACTGGCAGATAGTCCATAAAATGTATTCTACCATTGATTTCTACTCGTGAGTAGTGCCATTTTCCCCGTCTTCAGCCTGGGATGGATCCACAAAAGGCACATAAGTATCAGCTTCCAGCATCGTAATCAGACCCGGCTGCTGTGTTTCGATAATATCATTTAAATATTCGGCCTTTTCCGGCAGCAGAGAGATGGTCGTCAGAACCTCGAAACCGGAGCGGGTGTACAGCTTGATCCGGTCCGCAAACGAAAGCGTCGGCGACGGCAAAATTTCCGAGAAATCGGAAGTCAGGTCGTCGGGCATTTTCCCAAGCGTTGAGCAAAGCTTCAAGAGATTCACCTGATCTTTCTCCCAGCCGGACAACATCGGCTTCTCCAGCGAAGTCCCCTGTTTAACCAGCACCTTGCTGCCGTTTGACAGATAAGCTGTCAGCTTTCCCTCCTTCGAAAGCTCGTAAGCCACCGGAGGATATTCCTTAACCGTAATCTCAACGGTGCCGGGGAACCGCTTGTCCACCGTTACGCTTTGAATCGAAGGGATTTTCGAGATGCGTTTGATGATCGTTCCCGCGCTTGTCCCAAAAAAGTTTTCTCCAATTTGAATTCCGCTTTGTTTAAGCAGTTCTTCATTGGTTGAATAGGTGCTCCCGCGGAATTGGATATCAGAGATCTTGCTTAGCGAAGAGCGGAAAAATAAAACACTGAGCAGCACGATAAACAAAACAATCAGCAGCGCCGCCACTTTTCTGCTCGTGTTCTTCTTCGGTTTAGGATTCTTTAAAACGGGAATATTGGATTTAGGCATAGTCATCTCCGAAAAAGCCTTTGATCCCCTCCTGACGGAGGGGATAACAAGAGGCGTATATTCAAGCCGGGTCCAGCTGCTTGAGCAGAGGCGTTTCACGATATACAACGGCGCCAAGCGACCGGAACATATCTTCAATCCGCTCATACCCGCGGTCGATGTGGTGAATCTGTTCGACCGTTGTTTTCCCCTGGGCTGCAAGACCCGCTATCACCAGCGCAGCGCCAGCCCTGAGATCCGTAGCCTCGACGGTTGCACCGTACAGACGAGGGACCCCCCGGATGATCGCCGAATGCAGATCCACGGTAATATCGGCTCCCATTCGCATCAGCTCGCTTACATGCTTAAACCGTCCTTCAAATACGGTTTCTTTGATGATGCTGGTTCCGTCCGCCAAAGAGAGCAGTACCATAATCTGAGACTGCAAATCCGTCGGAAATGCCGGATAAGGCGAAGTCACGATCCGGTCTACCGCTTTGGGGCGGGTCAATCCATTAACGCTAATTATATCATCGTAAGCCCTGATTTGGATACCGGCCCGGCGCAGCACATGCAATAGAGACACCAGATGAGACGGATTGCTGTTGCGGAGCGTCACGCTGCCCCGCGTGGCTGCCGCTGCAATCAGCGCAGTTCCGGCTACGATCCGGTCGGGAATGATTTCGTATTCGCAGGGCACCAGCTTCTTGACGCCCCGGATCGTAATCGTATCCGTTCCGGCCCCGATGATCGACGCCC includes the following:
- the pgeF gene encoding peptidoglycan editing factor PgeF; translation: MEPFIGKTYQEGEPQILELQKWAAAEPRLAAGFTGRGGGVSEPPYGSLNLALHVGDRPEDVLENRRRLALALGFEPEALTCGEQTHGSRVAVVTADDRGRGRLDRESAFQETDGLVTDVPGILLTSFYADCVPLYFFDPVHRAVGLAHAGWKGTVAEIAAEVVKTMQETYGTETEQLLAAIGPSIGESAYEVDDKVMQHVWPLLEQLGNDSGNRNEAVHPYKESPNDGRWLLNLKELNRMIMIKAGIMPSHIECTGWCTSTHVEIFFSHRKENGKTGRMASFIGLKER
- a CDS encoding YlmC/YmxH family sporulation protein, with product MESGGRKVKISDFQTKDVINVVDGRRLGQISDLELDLGRGVIEAIVVPGYSKFMGLFGGGSDLIIPWKNIVKIGSDVVLVKMEEPKTSVPSGSESDRMAYAERDAREYREMKEGRGDRRNY
- the sigG gene encoding RNA polymerase sporulation sigma factor SigG codes for the protein MARNKVEICGVDTAKLPVLTNAEMRELFVSLQQDHVRAAREKLVNGNLRLVLSVIQRFNNRGEFVDDLFQVGCIGLMKAIDNFDLSQNVKFSTYAVPMIIGEIRRYLRDNNPIRVSRSLRDIAYKALQMRDSLTNQNSREPTVLEISAALGLPKEDVVFALDSIQDPVSLFEPIYNDGGDPIYVMDQISDDRNKDISWIEGIALREAMQRLGRREKMILSMRFFEGKTQMEVADEIGISQAQVSRLEKSAIVQMQKHVKS
- the sigE gene encoding RNA polymerase sporulation sigma factor SigE, producing MGVKLKLRLQLQYYRFLFMFGLKSEEIYYIGGSEALPPPLTREEEEYLLQKLSSGDTAIRAMLIERNLRLVVYIARKFENTGINIEDLVSIGAIGLIKAVNTFDPEKKIKLATYASRCIENEILMYLRRNNKIRTEVSFDEPLNIDWDGNELLLSDVLGTENDTIYRNIEEQVDRKLLHKALDKLSDRERMIMELRFGLQGGEEKTQKDVADLLGISQSYISRLEKRIIKRLRKEFNKMV
- the spoIIGA gene encoding sigma-E processing peptidase SpoIIGA, with amino-acid sequence MVVYIDLIFLTNLFIDGALLLTTAWMRKQKPKIWRVVLSAVIGALYCLMMFLPQLSFMYTFLIKFLFSIVMLWVAFGFGSLQNYMRNLGAFYVVNFVAAGGILGIHYLLMSSSELWNGIMFTQSGGMSFRLKVGTLFALIGIAVVLWMFKTVQNSRQRQERLSSYTGEVTVEIEGYTVHCQGLIDTGNQLTDPLTRMPVMVMEAGLWQDVLPPGWKEKLAQGQADNLLLELGEMDVFPWRDRLRLVPYRGINKGSQFMLAMKPDEVRIKIGEQMHVSRRALIGLDGGKLSSEGGYQAIIHPSLVEPGTEREAAPHSFASELRSQPGLEAERKSS
- the ftsZ gene encoding cell division protein FtsZ, producing the protein MLEFDFEMETLAKIKVIGVGGGGSNAVNRMIENGVQGVEFITVNTDAQALHLAKSEHKLQIGDKLTRGLGAGANPEVGKKAAEESRELIANTLKGADMVFVTAGMGGGTGTGAAPVIAEIAKECGALTVGVVTRPFTFEGRKRSSQAELGIEGLKEKVDTLIVIPNDRLLEIVDKKTPMLEAFREADNVLRQAVQGISDLIAVPGLINLDFADVKTIMTERGSALMGIGLATGENRAAEAARKAIMSPLLETSIEGARGVIMNITGGSNLSLYEVNEAAEIVISASDPEVNMIFGAIIDEDLKEEIKVTVIATGFENKSSAGVPPRKPATGLGEQPDNRNSSLRPFGNQATPDQLDIPTFLRNRRNNNE
- the ftsA gene encoding cell division protein FtsA; translation: MSNNDIIVSLDIGTSKVRAIIGEVSNGTFNIIGVGSADSEGIRKGAIVDIDQTVQSIKNAIDHAERMVGIQISEVYVGISGNHIGLQTSHGVVAVSNEDREIGEEDIERVLKASEVIAVPPEREIIDVVAKQYVVDGLEGIQDPRGMIGVRLEVEATIITGSKTAIHNLLRCVEKAGLKIKDLVLLSLGAGQLALSKDEKTMGSVLVDIGAGATTIAVFENGTIAATSTLPIGGEFITNDIAYGLRTLTDQAEKVKLKYGCAWIEAAAPDVTFKVTRIGSNVDKEFTQEDLAAIAEPRVQEIFQLIRQEVKRLGYTELPGGYILTGGTVSMPGLLEVAQQELAASVRIAVPDYIGVRDPGFTSGVGILHNVIRGLRVRSAASTTSSPKKPANRSKPAPSPENPRKTGFVERIKNIFSEFI
- a CDS encoding cell division protein FtsQ/DivIB, with protein sequence MPKSNIPVLKNPKPKKNTSRKVAALLIVLFIVLLSVLFFRSSLSKISDIQFRGSTYSTNEELLKQSGIQIGENFFGTSAGTIIKRISKIPSIQSVTVDKRFPGTVEITVKEYPPVAYELSKEGKLTAYLSNGSKVLVKQGTSLEKPMLSGWEKDQVNLLKLCSTLGKMPDDLTSDFSEILPSPTLSFADRIKLYTRSGFEVLTTISLLPEKAEYLNDIIETQQPGLITMLEADTYVPFVDPSQAEDGENGTTHE
- the murA gene encoding UDP-N-acetylglucosamine 1-carboxyvinyltransferase — translated: MDKLVIEGGKPLSGTIRIHGAKNAALPIMAASLLADGTVRLRNVPRLLDIEVMLGILTRLGCEVARNGDEVMIDSSKAVSSHVPEDLMKQMRSSIFLMGPLLARFGEVFIYQPGGCAIGERKIDMHLSGLEALGAVIEETGSQIRCAAARLKGTDIHLDFPSVGATENIMMAAVLAEGTTTLTNAAREPEIQDLQNFLNAMGASIIGAGTDTITIRGVKKLVPCEYEIIPDRIVAGTALIAAAATRGSVTLRNSNPSHLVSLLHVLRRAGIQIRAYDDIISVNGLTRPKAVDRIVTSPYPAFPTDLQSQIMVLLSLADGTSIIKETVFEGRFKHVSELMRMGADITVDLHSAIIRGVPRLYGATVEATDLRAGAALVIAGLAAQGKTTVEQIHHIDRGYERIEDMFRSLGAVVYRETPLLKQLDPA